DNA from Actinoplanes sp. SE50/110:
CAATCTGTTGCACCTGCTCGATCCGCCAGCCCTTGCAGAGCGTGGCCAGATAGTCACGGGTGCGGGCCATCGCCTGCTCGTCGGTGCCGCCGCCGAGCCGGAACATCAGCTGGGCATAGGCGGATTTCACCACGTCACGGCGGGTGATCAGGCCATCCCGATAGAACGGCCGTCCGAAGGCCAGTGCGCTGGACTTGGCGATGACGGTCTTGTCGAGGTCGAAAAACGCGGCGCTGGGGCCCACGGGCCGAAAGTGTAGCCGCAACCCGTCGATCCGCGAGCACCCGTTTCCCGTGACGCGCAGTGAAATCGGGCAGACAGGCAGGGACGCTTCATTGAGTCACATTCGGTACTCGACGGCTGCCTCAGTCTGAGGCAGACTTGTGTTTGCGATGGGGAAGAGTGTTGTTACCGTCGCGTCCCGTATGCCTCACCGATATGGCTCTCGGCGGCCGCGCCCCCGCGGTGGCCGAGTTGATTCGGCTCGACCCCCCCGGAGCCGAATCCCAGGACGACCCCCGTCTCCCCCGGCGGGGGTCGTTCCCTTCATGGGGGCTCAGGCGCCGGTCGCGTGCGCCTGGCCGGCGCTCTCCTCGAAGCTGTCCGTGACCCCGAAGAAACCGCTGAGCCCGGTCACGGTGAGAACGCGCCGGAAAGTGGGGCTGGCGTTGATCACCAGGTATCGAACGTTGCTCTCCGTGGCGGTTCGGTAGCCGTCGATCAGTGCGCCGAGGCCGGTCGAGTCGATGAACGACGCATCCCGCAGGTCGATCTGGACCAGCGGCGGTGACCAGTCGGCGACCGCGTGCCGGATGCCGTCGGCAACCTCGTCGGCATTGGAGAAGTCGATCTCTCCGAACACTGTGATCGTGACCGTGCCGTCGTCCGCGAGCGTGGTCCGGATCGAGCTCTCCATACCCCACTCCATCGGTCCGTGTCGGCACAACATACCCAACTCGGGCCGGTCCATTCGCCGAAGGTGGAGAGCCCGCCCGCATAGCAGATCCCACCGACCCGCGGGAGTTGTCCACAGCGCTCCGAGTTATCCACAGGCCGGCAGATCGTGATTGCCCGGGACCGGCGCCGCCCGGGAGGTTGGGCGGGCCCGAACCCGCGCTCACCACCGGAGGCCGCGATGCCCCAGCCGCTCCGCCCACTCCTGGTCACCGCCGACGGCGACCTCCTCGACGACCTGCTGCGGCTGGCCGCGGCCGCGGACAGCGAGGCGGACGTGGCCGCCGACCCGGCCGCCGCCCGACTCCGCTTCCCGTCCGCCCCGATCGTGCTGATCGGCGCCGACCTGGCCGTGGCCTGCGCGCGGGCCCGGCTGCCCCGCCGATCCCGGGTGATCGTCGTGCTGCGCGGCAGCCCACCCGAGGGACTGTGGCCCACAGCGGAATCCCTCGGCGCCGAGCACGTCGCGGCGCTGCCCGAGGCCGAGCCGTGGCTGATCGAGCAACTCGCCACCCGGCCCCGGCCGCCCGCCGTCTCCCGCACCCTCGCCGTGATCGGCGGCCGCGGCGGCGCCGGGGCCAGCATCCTCGCCGCCGGACTCGCCGGGACCGCGGTCGCCGCGGGCCGCCGCACCCTGCTGATCGACGCCGACCCACTCGGCGGCGGCCTCGACCTGGTGCTCGGCTGGGAGCAGGTCAGCGGCCTGCGCTGGCCCGGGCTCGCCGGGGCCGGCGGCCGGGTCGACCCGCCGGCCCTGCTCAACGCACTGCCACACCGCGGCGACCTGGTGCTGCTCTCCTTCGACCGGGACCAGATGACCGGGGTGCCGGCCGAGGCGATGGCCGCCACCCTGGACGCCGCCCGGCGCGGTCGCGACGTGATCGTCGCCGACCTACCCCGGCAACTCGACGACGCCGCGGCGCTGGCCCTGCAGGCCGCCGACCGGACCCTGCTGGTGGTCCCCGCCGAGCTGCGGGCCACAGCGGCCGCGGCACGGACCCTGGCCCAGATCCGGCCGCACTGCGAGCAGGTCTCGGTCGTGGTGCGCGGGCCCGCCCCCGGGCGACTGCGGCCCCGCGACATCGCGCAGACGCTCGGTCTGCCCCTGGCCGGGGCGCTGCGGCCCGACCCGGCGATGTGCCAGGACCTCGAACGCGGGACAGCGCCGGCCACGAGCGGGAAAGGGCCGCTCGCCGAGCTCTGCCGGCGGCTGGTCGACGAACTGATGCGGCCGCCGGCGGTGGCGGCATGAGCGTGGTCGACCGGGTGCGGCGGCAGCTCGCCTACGACGGGGTGGAAGCCACCCCGGCGGCCGTGGTGAGCGCGGTGCGCCGGGACGGTGAGGTCCTCGGTGACCACGCCGTGCTGCGCCTCGCCGACCGGGTGCGCGACCAGATGATCGGGGCCGGTCCGCTCGCGCCGCTGCTCAGCGACCCGCTGGTCACCGACGTGCTGGTGAACGGCGTGCAGGTCTGGGTCGACCGGGGCGCCGGGTTGCAGCGGGCCGCGGTGCGGCTCGGCGATCCGGAGGACGTGCGGCGGCTTGCCCAGCGGCTGGTCGCGGCCTGCGGGCGGCGGCTCGACGACGGCCAGCCGTACGCGGACGCGCGGCTGCCCGACGGCACCCGCCTGCACGCCGTGCTGCCCCCGGTCGCCACCCACGGGCCGTACCTTTCGCTGCGGACCTTCCGGCAGCGCCCGTTCAGCCTCGGCGACCTGGTCACCCACGCGACGGTGCCGGCCGCGGCCGCGCCACTGCTCGAAGCTGTCGTCGCCGCCGGGCTGGCCTACCTGGTCACCGGCGGCACCGGCAGCGGCAAGACCACTCTGCTCGCCACCCTGCTCGGGCTGGTCCCGCCGACCGAGCGGATCGTGCTGGTCGAGGACGCGGCCGAGCTGCGCCCGGTGCACCCGCACGTGGTGGCGTTGCAGGCCCGCACGGCGAATGTGGAGGGCGCCGGCGCGATCGGGCTGACCGACCTGGTGCGGCAGGCGCTGCGGATGCGCCCCGACCGGCTGGTCATCGGGGAGTGCCGTGGCCCCGAGATCGTCGACCTGCTCGGGGCGCTGAACACCGGGCACGACGGCGGCGCGGGAACACTGCACGCCAACGCCCCGGGCGACGTACCGGCCCGGCTGGAAGCGCTTGGGCTGCTCGGCGGGCTGCCCCGGGCCGCGCTGCACGCGCAGGTGCTGGCCGCCCTGCAGGTGGTGTTGCACCTCCGGCGGGTCGGTGGCGCACGGCTGCTGGAATCGATCGGCATCCTGGTGCCCGCCGGGACCGAACGGCTCACCTCCGTGGTGACCGCCTGGGACCGGACCACCGGCCCCGGGCCCGGTCCGTTCGCGCGGATGCTGCGGGCCCGCGGGATCACCGCTCCACCGGTGCCGGCGGCGTCATGATCGCGGTGCTGGTGGCCTGCCTGCTCGGCTGCGCGGTGGTGATCGCCTGGCCACGAGCCGGGACGCTGGCCCGGCTCTCCGGGCGGTCACCCGGACTCCGGCTGCCTCGGCCGCGGCTGCCGGAACCCGACCGGCGCGGGGCGGCCGCTCTCGCCGGAGCGACGGCACTGGTCGCGCTGGTGGCCGGCGGGCCGGTCGCGGCCGTCGGCGGGGCGGTCTACGCGGGGATCGGCGGGGCCGCATGGGTGCGCCGGACTCGGCAGAAGCGGGCCGCGGCCGGCCGTCTGGCGGCGCTGGACGCGCTGTCGTCCCTGGTGGCGGATCTGCGGGCCGGGTTGCCGCCGGGGTTCGGCGTGCCGTCGACCGGGCTGGACGGCGACGAGCGGATCGCGCGGCTCAGCGCCACGGTGTGGCGTCTCGCCGAGCGCACCGGGGCGCCCGCGGCCGATCTGCTGGAGCGGATCGAGGCGGACGCGCGGGCCGCGGACCGGGCACGCGCGTCGGCCGCCGCCCAGGCGGCGGGGGTGCAGGCGACATCCCTGCTGCTGGCGGTGCTTCCGGTGGGTGGCCTCGGCCTCGGGTACGCGATCGGTGCCGACTCGCTGCACATCCTGCTGCGTACGCGGTTGGGGGCGGTCTGCGCGATCGGAGCGCTGGCGTTGCAGCTCGCCGGACTGCAGTGGGCGCGGCGGATCGCGAACGGGCCGCGCCGATGACCGAGCCGTGCGGGGTGCCCGCGTCGCCGGGAGCGGCGGCCGGATGTGGAGAGCCGGCGGTGTGCGGGGCGTCGGCGGTGCTGCGGCCGGGTGGGCCGGTTCGGGTGCCGCTGCGCGAGTGTTGCGTCGCGGCGCTGCTCGGGGCGGGCGGTTCAGGCAGCGCCTGTCGAGCGGCTGTCCCGGTGCGCCGGGGGAGCCGGGTCGTGCCCGCTCCGCGGCGGACCCGAGCCGCTCGGCGCGATCAGCGGGCCCGGTCGGTTCGGGCCGGCCGGACTCTCCGGGTGGTTCGGATGGTCCGGTGGAGAGCTTCGCCGTCGGCAGCGGGCCATCCGATGGAGGTGGGCACATGAGCCGGTGGGGGCGGGCCGGACGCCGGCTGGGGCGATTGCGATCGGCAGGGCTTTCCGATGCGGCCCGGTCGAGGTCGCCGGATGTGGCTGCCGACCCGGTGCCGGCGCGGCGACGGCATGCCTTGCTCGGGTTGCTCGCCGGTGCCTCGGCCGCCGGTCTGGTCGGCGGCTGGTGGGGCCTGCCGGTCGGGTTGGTGACCGCGATCGGCGTGGAACGCGCGCTGCGGAACCAGGAACCGGCCGACGTCCGGCGGGAACGTCACCAGGCGGGTGCGGACCTGCCACTCGGCGTGGACCTGTTGGCCGCGGCGTTGCGGGCCGGCGCGCCGGTGGACCGGGCCGCAGCCGCGGTCGCCGACGCGGTGGGCGGGCCGCTCGGTGCGCGCATGCAACGGACCGCCCGGTCGCTGCGACTCGGTGCCGGGCCGGCCGAAGCGTGGGCGCACCTGGCCGGCCTGCCCGGCGCGGACCGGCTGACCGCGACGGCGATCCGGTCCAGCGCCAGCGGCGGGGCGCTCGCCGCAGCGCTCGAACGGCTCGCCGGTGATCTGCGGGCCGACCGTGCGGTGGCGACGCAGGCGGCGGCGGAACGCGCGGCGGTGTTCATCGTCCTGCCGCTCGGACTGTGTTTTCTGCCCGCCTTCCTGCTGGCCGGCCTGGTGCCGGTGCTGATCGCCGTGCTCGGCCGGTTGCTGTGAAGGCGTTGAAGCGTGACCCGAGGCGCGGCATCCGGCCGCTTCTCCCGACTCAGGAGGATTCTTTTGCATCGATTCGTCATGACGTTCCGGCGGCTGCGCATGGAGGCGGTCGACGCCGGATACAGCACCGTGGAGTACGCGGTGGGGGTTCTCGGGGCGGCCGGCCTCGCACTGCTCCTGTGCAAGGTGCTGACCAGCACGTCGATCCAGAGCGCACTGAACACCATGATTCTTCGGGCGCTGAAGTGATCGGGCGCCGGCGGGCCGGCCGGGGACGGGACGGGCATCGGCGCGCAGGACGCGGGCCCGGCCGGGATCGGGGTGCGTTCACGGTGGAGCTCGCGGCCGGGCTGCCGGCGCTGGTGGTGCTGATGTTCGCCGGGATCACGGCGGTGACCGCGGTGGTCACCAAGGCGCAATGCCTGGATGCCGCCCGGGAGGCCGCTCTGGCCGAGGCGCGGGGCGAGCATTCGGTTTCGGCGGCCCGGACGGCTCCGGACGGGGCTGACATCCGGGTGGTCGGAGATCGGGACAGCGTCACGGCGACGGTGACCGTGCGGGTTCGTGTGCTCGGCGCCCGGCTGCCCGGGATCCGGGTGGTGGGCTCCGCGGTCGCCGCCCGGGAACCCGGCCCGCAGCCCATCGAAGGTCGACGTTGAGGTGACCGCGAGGCAGGGGGAGCGCGGCGGGCCTGGGAAAGGGGATGAGGCCGATGGCTCGGCGGGTGAGGCCGGTGGCGGCCGGTGGCCGTGATCGGGGGTCGGCTTCGATCTTCGTGCTGGCGGTGGGGCTGTTTCTGGTGGCGGCCGGGATGGCGGGCGCCGCAGTGGCGGAGGCCAGGGTGGCCCGGCACGCCGCGCGCAATGCGGCGGACTTCGCGGCGCTCGCCGGAGCCGGTCATGCCGTCGAGGGGGCGGGGGCGGCTTGTGCGGCCGCGGCGCGATACGCGGGGGCGAACGGTGCGCGGCTGACCTCGTGCGAGGTGACCGGGCTTGAGGTGGTGGTCCGGACGGAAGTGCCGGTTCCCTCGGTGCGCGCGGCCGCCACAGCCGTGGCCCGTGCCGGCCCGGTTGACGGGCCGGTGACAGCGACGGATCCTGGCCGGCCCGGAGAGAGGGCGGGGCGGTCAGGGGGTTTCGGGGAGGGCGGCGAGGACGG
Protein-coding regions in this window:
- a CDS encoding STAS domain-containing protein, whose protein sequence is MESSIRTTLADDGTVTITVFGEIDFSNADEVADGIRHAVADWSPPLVQIDLRDASFIDSTGLGALIDGYRTATESNVRYLVINASPTFRRVLTVTGLSGFFGVTDSFEESAGQAHATGA
- the ssd gene encoding septum site-determining protein Ssd, giving the protein MPQPLRPLLVTADGDLLDDLLRLAAAADSEADVAADPAAARLRFPSAPIVLIGADLAVACARARLPRRSRVIVVLRGSPPEGLWPTAESLGAEHVAALPEAEPWLIEQLATRPRPPAVSRTLAVIGGRGGAGASILAAGLAGTAVAAGRRTLLIDADPLGGGLDLVLGWEQVSGLRWPGLAGAGGRVDPPALLNALPHRGDLVLLSFDRDQMTGVPAEAMAATLDAARRGRDVIVADLPRQLDDAAALALQAADRTLLVVPAELRATAAAARTLAQIRPHCEQVSVVVRGPAPGRLRPRDIAQTLGLPLAGALRPDPAMCQDLERGTAPATSGKGPLAELCRRLVDELMRPPAVAA
- a CDS encoding TadA family conjugal transfer-associated ATPase, translated to MSVVDRVRRQLAYDGVEATPAAVVSAVRRDGEVLGDHAVLRLADRVRDQMIGAGPLAPLLSDPLVTDVLVNGVQVWVDRGAGLQRAAVRLGDPEDVRRLAQRLVAACGRRLDDGQPYADARLPDGTRLHAVLPPVATHGPYLSLRTFRQRPFSLGDLVTHATVPAAAAPLLEAVVAAGLAYLVTGGTGSGKTTLLATLLGLVPPTERIVLVEDAAELRPVHPHVVALQARTANVEGAGAIGLTDLVRQALRMRPDRLVIGECRGPEIVDLLGALNTGHDGGAGTLHANAPGDVPARLEALGLLGGLPRAALHAQVLAALQVVLHLRRVGGARLLESIGILVPAGTERLTSVVTAWDRTTGPGPGPFARMLRARGITAPPVPAAS
- a CDS encoding type II secretion system F family protein, which encodes MIAVLVACLLGCAVVIAWPRAGTLARLSGRSPGLRLPRPRLPEPDRRGAAALAGATALVALVAGGPVAAVGGAVYAGIGGAAWVRRTRQKRAAAGRLAALDALSSLVADLRAGLPPGFGVPSTGLDGDERIARLSATVWRLAERTGAPAADLLERIEADARAADRARASAAAQAAGVQATSLLLAVLPVGGLGLGYAIGADSLHILLRTRLGAVCAIGALALQLAGLQWARRIANGPRR
- a CDS encoding type II secretion system F family protein, yielding MAADPVPARRRHALLGLLAGASAAGLVGGWWGLPVGLVTAIGVERALRNQEPADVRRERHQAGADLPLGVDLLAAALRAGAPVDRAAAAVADAVGGPLGARMQRTARSLRLGAGPAEAWAHLAGLPGADRLTATAIRSSASGGALAAALERLAGDLRADRAVATQAAAERAAVFIVLPLGLCFLPAFLLAGLVPVLIAVLGRLL
- a CDS encoding DUF4244 domain-containing protein → MTFRRLRMEAVDAGYSTVEYAVGVLGAAGLALLLCKVLTSTSIQSALNTMILRALK
- a CDS encoding TadE family type IV pilus minor pilin produces the protein MELAAGLPALVVLMFAGITAVTAVVTKAQCLDAAREAALAEARGEHSVSAARTAPDGADIRVVGDRDSVTATVTVRVRVLGARLPGIRVVGSAVAAREPGPQPIEGRR